One genomic segment of Parvularcula marina includes these proteins:
- a CDS encoding putative O-glycosylation ligase, exosortase A system-associated, with protein MRDILLLVFLGITLLAVFRYPFAGVLLWAWFTIASPQNAAWTASTLSLQPPITAIAILSLLLHGELFRLRMSWLLSFLLLFLFWIFLSQWMSLSPAASAVAFDRFWKVMLFVVICSVAVTDRLRFTALLWVVVLIMGFYGVKGGVFTLLTAGQNLYFGLERTVLYDNNHIGIAMATFLPMLLYVANQATHRLVRMGSWAVFALTIVAIIGTYSRGAFICLVVFGALYWWQSRHKFLIGAAGVIMALGIFLSAPGDWIDRMVSISEAAEDQSFQGRIDAWVINWELATENPLTGAGLRAPYDANVAATVSDRQPRAAHSIYFEVLGGTGFAGLIIYLGIWVTGFFAAFRTSLDRKAEPWRREFSRYATMSLIIFGIGGASVSLEMWEGYLILLVLAHSVRHMTDIPPVKASPIDSIRERIQTRARQSMRKPA; from the coding sequence ATGAGGGACATCCTCCTCCTGGTATTCCTGGGGATCACGCTTCTCGCCGTGTTCCGTTACCCCTTTGCAGGTGTCCTGCTCTGGGCATGGTTTACTATTGCCTCCCCGCAGAATGCCGCGTGGACAGCCAGTACCCTGTCGCTGCAACCGCCGATCACCGCGATCGCGATCCTGTCGCTCCTGCTGCATGGCGAGCTTTTCCGCCTGAGGATGAGCTGGCTCCTCAGTTTTCTGTTGCTCTTCCTCTTCTGGATATTCCTGTCGCAATGGATGAGCCTGTCGCCCGCCGCCTCCGCCGTCGCCTTTGACCGGTTCTGGAAGGTGATGCTGTTCGTTGTGATCTGTTCGGTCGCGGTCACCGACCGCCTACGGTTTACTGCCCTGCTCTGGGTCGTCGTCCTGATCATGGGGTTCTATGGCGTCAAAGGCGGGGTCTTCACCCTGCTGACGGCTGGGCAGAACCTCTATTTCGGGCTCGAGCGCACGGTCCTCTACGACAACAACCATATCGGCATCGCCATGGCGACCTTCCTGCCGATGCTGCTCTATGTCGCCAATCAGGCGACGCATCGCCTCGTCAGGATGGGAAGTTGGGCCGTCTTTGCCCTGACCATCGTCGCCATCATCGGCACCTATTCGCGCGGCGCCTTCATCTGTCTCGTCGTCTTCGGCGCACTCTACTGGTGGCAGTCGCGGCACAAATTCCTGATTGGTGCCGCAGGCGTCATCATGGCGCTCGGCATCTTCCTCTCCGCACCGGGTGACTGGATCGACCGCATGGTAAGTATCAGTGAGGCTGCGGAGGATCAGAGCTTTCAGGGCCGGATCGATGCGTGGGTGATCAACTGGGAGCTCGCAACTGAGAACCCGCTGACCGGCGCCGGCCTCCGGGCGCCTTATGACGCAAACGTCGCCGCCACAGTCTCGGACCGCCAGCCGCGAGCTGCGCACTCGATCTATTTCGAGGTGCTGGGCGGGACCGGCTTTGCCGGGCTCATCATCTATCTGGGGATCTGGGTCACCGGGTTCTTTGCCGCCTTCCGAACATCACTTGATCGGAAGGCCGAACCCTGGCGGCGGGAATTCAGCCGTTATGCCACCATGTCGCTGATTATCTTCGGCATTGGCGGCGCGAGTGTGTCGCTGGAAATGTGGGAGGGATATCTCATCCTTCTCGTGCTGGCCCATTCGGTCCGGCACATGACGGACATCCCTCCCGTCAAAGCATCCCCGATCGATTCGATCAGGGAACGGATTCAGACCCGCGCCCGTCAGTCGATGCGGAAGCCGGCGTAA